Proteins from one Hoplias malabaricus isolate fHopMal1 chromosome 2, fHopMal1.hap1, whole genome shotgun sequence genomic window:
- the cyyr1 gene encoding cysteine and tyrosine-rich protein 1, with the protein MESPRTASSQTGWKFFRESLLLCLFAGHGEAQCNGCVEYCCDGVPPFCCSYYAYVGDVLSGTAISGIVFGVVFLMGAMAAIFLCICMCVKNGRGARVGVFSTSYINTVTQGYPGPPPPYTYDYEMYPPDLRPPPYTPTPPTANYSPPPPYPGYNRK; encoded by the exons ATGGAAAGTCCCAGGACTGCGAGTTCACAGACGGGCTGGAAATTCTTCAGGGAGTCGCTGCTTCTTTGCCTCTTCGCCG GTCATGGAGAGGCCCAGTGCAATGGCTGTGTTGAGTACTGTTGTGATGGAGTGCCTCCGTTTTGCTGCTCGTATTACGCCTACGTTGGGGACGTCCTCTC GGGCACGGCAATTTCAGGGATCGTGTTTGGCGTCGTATTTCTGATGGGGGCAATGGCAGCCATCTTCCTGTGcatttgcatgtgtgtgaagAACGGGAGAGGGGCGAGAGTTGGGGTCTTCAGCACGTCCTACATCAACACAGTGACTCAGGGCTACCCAG GCCCACCTCCTCCTTATACTTATGACTATGAGATGTATCCTCCTGATCTTCGACCACCACCATACACTCCAACACCACCAACAGCAAACTACTCTCCACCTCCACCCTACCCAGGCTACAACAGAAAATGA